The Gemmatimonadota bacterium genome contains the following window.
ACGGGCGGGGAAGCCCCCCTCACCCCTCACCCCTCACCATTCTGCTCGACGATCCGCTTCACCCGATGCCTCTCCACCTCCGTCGGCCTTCCCGCCGCATCGAACGCCTGCTTGAAGGTGAATGCCGCCGGCGTCGATCCCATCGCGTGCAATCGCTCCAGCTTCGTGACCGCCTCGTCCCAGGTGGGTTGGTGCGTCTCGTCGACCCACCACGCCACGTAGGATGGCCATTCAGGCGGGCGGAACCACGCCTTCCGCTGGCGTAGCGACTCGGCGTGCTGCCCGCCGTAGGCGTAGGCGAACACCGTCTCGAGGTCTTGCCAGAGCGAGAGGGAGCGCGTCACCTGGGGTGCGTCGTCGGGCGCGACGAACGACGGCAGCACCGGTTCGCCCCAACTGTGGCGGCCGGTGTCGGGGTCGACGCGTGACTGGTCGAGAAATCCCTCGGCGCGTTCTGCGGCTGCGTTGGTCGGGTCGATCGCGGCGAGGAACGGCGCCGAATCGGGATGCTGCCGAGGGGCGCGGAGAATGGCGAAGGTGAAGAAGGCGAGGCGTGGCATGGCCCCGAAAGCTAGCGCCCCACCCGATAGCGGACGACACCCTGCAGGTCGTCGGCGTCGGTGATGGTA
Protein-coding sequences here:
- a CDS encoding DUF3291 domain-containing protein, producing the protein MPRLAFFTFAILRAPRQHPDSAPFLAAIDPTNAAAERAEGFLDQSRVDPDTGRHSWGEPVLPSFVAPDDAPQVTRSLSLWQDLETVFAYAYGGQHAESLRQRKAWFRPPEWPSYVAWWVDETHQPTWDEAVTKLERLHAMGSTPAAFTFKQAFDAAGRPTEVERHRVKRIVEQNGEG